In one window of Bifidobacterium sp. WK041_4_12 DNA:
- a CDS encoding MazG nucleotide pyrophosphohydrolase domain-containing protein: MNIADHALWLRDFYTSRGWYAYPPFIRLAFLTEELGELSQAVRAYEIGRDHPHERVRTESEQQAHILEELADVFDNVLILADTYGYSPDELIQASESKLRERFSEK, from the coding sequence ATGAATATTGCTGATCATGCGCTGTGGCTCAGGGACTTCTATACGAGTCGAGGGTGGTATGCGTATCCGCCATTTATTAGGCTGGCATTTCTCACCGAGGAGCTGGGGGAGTTGTCTCAGGCGGTTCGTGCCTATGAGATAGGGCGCGATCACCCGCATGAACGCGTTCGGACCGAATCGGAGCAGCAGGCCCACATCCTTGAGGAGCTTGCTGATGTCTTCGACAATGTGCTTATTCTGGCTGATACGTACGGTTATTCTCCTGATGAGCTGATTCAGGCAAGCGAAAGCAAGCTTCGTGAACGGTTCAGCGAAAAGTAG
- a CDS encoding class C sortase, whose protein sequence is MRSRKPVNAPQGPSSAHATRKTWHFQWYAFIPALLVLVGLFVLTYPSTASWFSQYDESRLIDANIQQIKSGNVSPSIKQQLAQAHAYNDALSAGAILEANHRIPTGSGTSTDPNAELDYNKILVDPTGMMARIRIPSIRLDLPIYHGTSDAVLQKGIGHLEGTSLPVGGKGTHAVLAGHRGLATATLFTNLDKVKKGNTFTIEVLGETLTYKVFEIAVVDPGDTAALKAFPGKDLVTLVTCTPLGINSQRILVTGERVNPTPKAELQNSGKQPDIPGFPWWAVIQGSAILLAALFVWRSGIVNNRATSIPDIRGKHMK, encoded by the coding sequence ATGCGTTCCAGGAAACCCGTGAATGCGCCGCAGGGTCCCTCTTCCGCTCACGCAACCAGGAAGACATGGCATTTCCAGTGGTATGCATTCATTCCGGCTCTGCTCGTTCTGGTAGGGCTATTCGTTCTGACCTATCCTTCGACCGCAAGCTGGTTTTCGCAATATGACGAGTCAAGACTGATAGATGCGAATATCCAGCAGATCAAGTCCGGGAACGTGTCGCCATCGATCAAACAGCAGCTCGCACAGGCGCATGCCTATAATGACGCGCTTTCCGCTGGTGCAATCCTCGAAGCGAACCATCGCATACCGACAGGTTCGGGCACGAGCACCGACCCCAACGCAGAGCTTGACTACAACAAGATTCTTGTAGATCCCACGGGCATGATGGCAAGAATCCGCATCCCTTCGATCCGACTTGATCTCCCCATCTATCACGGCACTTCCGATGCAGTGCTTCAAAAAGGCATCGGTCATCTTGAAGGCACGAGCCTACCGGTCGGCGGGAAGGGCACCCATGCCGTCTTGGCCGGGCACAGGGGTCTTGCTACTGCAACCCTGTTCACGAACCTTGACAAAGTAAAGAAGGGCAACACATTCACCATCGAAGTCCTCGGAGAGACCCTCACATACAAGGTATTCGAAATAGCGGTCGTCGATCCCGGAGATACGGCAGCGCTCAAGGCATTTCCAGGCAAGGATCTGGTCACGCTGGTGACCTGCACGCCATTGGGGATCAACTCCCAGCGCATACTCGTCACAGGCGAACGGGTAAATCCAACCCCGAAAGCAGAACTCCAGAACTCTGGCAAACAACCCGACATACCCGGATTCCCGTGGTGGGCAGTCATACAGGGAAGCGCAATACTCCTGGCAGCACTGTTCGTGTGGCGTTCAGGAATCGTCAATAATCGAGCCACAAGCATCCCGGACATACGCGGAAAACATATGAAGTAA
- a CDS encoding SpaH/EbpB family LPXTG-anchored major pilin, whose translation MSTQSGNKFWLRKIAAAAGALALGVAGLAGLAQTAQADENIPVTGVGNINPGTATSLTIHKFDGAQGNAGDGTVQDTSKMGNPLQGVEFTVTPVTYKGATKIDLDTEAGWDAINGIQATDVTGSNSAYTQDSANATKITTDASGTATESLPHGLYLVQETGSGNNNIVSSVAPFLVTLPLPQGSGNWLYDVNVYPKNQVLNAPQKTINSDSDQKGLKVGDTVQWTITQSVPRLNAGDSYNSASIWDVMPTDGSLAYDATASLTLNGAALSEGTDYTIDPAGTTWTLTSTGLGKIKAGDTLAVTFTTKVLKVTKDGSIANPGSSTGTPGYGSEFNGHKVPGNPTPYTYWGQLAVTKVDENKNVLKGATFQVTAKTAASCPATVPSDGVVSTGTSDGNGIVQWDATSPASSPLGLFVANSNNGPLQSPSKDYCLYETAAPAGYIAAAVQTVTITAGTDNLNTVTVTDVQQGHPTLPLTGAQGIVLMSVVGIVLIAAGGTLYVVSRRRASQNQ comes from the coding sequence ATGAGTACACAATCGGGGAACAAGTTCTGGCTGCGCAAAATTGCAGCGGCCGCCGGAGCTCTTGCATTAGGAGTGGCTGGTCTGGCCGGTCTGGCTCAGACTGCACAAGCTGACGAGAATATTCCTGTGACCGGAGTTGGCAACATCAACCCAGGCACTGCAACGTCGCTGACCATCCATAAGTTTGACGGGGCGCAGGGCAATGCTGGCGACGGCACGGTCCAGGACACTTCCAAGATGGGCAATCCTCTGCAAGGCGTCGAGTTCACAGTCACGCCAGTAACATACAAGGGCGCCACCAAGATCGATCTTGATACCGAGGCTGGCTGGGATGCCATCAACGGCATTCAGGCAACCGACGTCACCGGAAGCAACAGCGCATATACACAGGACAGCGCCAATGCCACGAAAATTACGACCGATGCGAGCGGCACAGCAACTGAAAGCTTGCCCCATGGTCTCTATCTCGTGCAGGAGACCGGTTCCGGAAACAACAACATCGTCTCTTCAGTGGCTCCATTCCTGGTGACACTTCCACTCCCTCAGGGCAGCGGCAACTGGCTGTACGACGTCAACGTCTACCCGAAGAACCAGGTTCTGAACGCTCCTCAGAAGACTATCAACAGCGATTCGGATCAGAAGGGTCTGAAGGTCGGTGACACGGTTCAGTGGACCATCACGCAGTCCGTGCCGAGACTGAACGCAGGTGACTCATACAATTCTGCATCAATCTGGGATGTAATGCCCACAGATGGCAGCCTCGCATACGATGCCACTGCTTCCCTGACATTGAATGGAGCAGCATTGTCCGAGGGCACTGACTACACAATCGACCCCGCAGGAACAACCTGGACGCTTACATCAACAGGCCTTGGCAAGATCAAGGCAGGCGACACACTGGCCGTGACCTTTACCACGAAGGTTTTGAAGGTCACCAAGGATGGCAGCATCGCCAACCCAGGTTCTTCCACTGGCACGCCAGGATACGGCTCGGAATTCAACGGACACAAGGTTCCAGGAAATCCAACCCCATACACCTATTGGGGCCAGCTTGCAGTCACCAAGGTTGACGAAAACAAGAACGTGCTCAAGGGTGCAACCTTCCAGGTAACTGCGAAGACAGCAGCGTCCTGCCCAGCTACCGTCCCATCCGACGGCGTTGTCTCAACCGGAACTTCCGACGGCAATGGAATCGTGCAGTGGGATGCGACATCCCCAGCATCCTCGCCATTGGGCCTGTTCGTTGCCAACAGCAACAATGGTCCTTTGCAATCCCCATCCAAGGACTACTGCCTGTACGAAACTGCGGCACCTGCAGGATACATCGCTGCAGCCGTCCAGACGGTGACCATCACGGCTGGAACGGATAACCTCAATACCGTTACCGTCACCGATGTGCAGCAAGGTCATCCAACGCTGCCATTGACTGGTGCGCAGGGCATCGTGCTGATGAGCGTAGTCGGCATCGTACTGATCGCAGCTGGTGGCACGCTCTACGTGGTTTCACGTCGTCGCGCAAGCCAGAACCAATGA